From Chrysemys picta bellii isolate R12L10 chromosome 1, ASM1138683v2, whole genome shotgun sequence:
TTTGAGTACTCGTGATTGACTGAATTTTACCCCATGAATATAAATGGCCCAAACTCTGTGCTTTTATTCCTGAAAATCAGTAGTGAATGAATTTTCTCAATATTTCTCCATCTTTATCAAGAACCTTAATTCTTTACCAATCGCCCATTCACCTCGCACCTGGACATAGATCATAAACACACCTGGCTCAGGAATCACATGGCTTATAGTATTGTTGGATTTGGGCTATGGAGCCTTTTACTCCTAGGACATTAGTTCCAAATTGGGATGATGAGGTGGGAGTGAATTTGACAGAGGATCACCCAATAATTTTACTCCATGTATCTCCTAAATGGGACAGAGAGGACATTTCCCTGTTCACCTGTCATTGTGAGTCTCTTAAATCAAGACAGGTGCTGAATGGAGTCTCTAGGAAATGTTTGCAGATACAGGGCTCGATCCTGAGAAGTGCTATGTGCACTTGCTGGGGGATTGTCCAGTGCTCTTGGCTCCCCATTTTAGGATTGGGGCATACTGGTTAATGTGGCTGGGTTGGAGAGACACGTTAGTGAGCAGGAAATCTGCCTGGACCATGGTAGTGGTAACAGATGGTGAGAGTTGTGAGTGGTGATGTATGGGCTGTTGACAGTGATGCTGGGTAGGGCTGGTGGTAAGCAATTCTAGTATTTTCAGGTTATTATGCCATGTTCTTTCCCAGTGCTATCAGATTTAAAAGGAGTAGCTCCCACTCTACCTGCTGGATGCTTGGGTTGCCCAGGATGCTCCTCTGCATGATTTCCCCCTGTGTACTGATGGTCATAGTCTCCTTTGTCACTCTGTTGGAGTTTAGGTTTTTGGTGATGAAGATGGTTGGTAGTAATAGCGAGGAgaactacagtgatgggaatGCAGATGGTTATAATCCAGAATGTGGTGTAGGTGGGGTTTGGCGATGTTGGAACTGAATAGACAATAAGGTGCTGGTGTAATTAATACCTTTCATGATATCCCTTTCAGAAAGCTTTACCCTGAAAGGATCAGATTCTCCAGTGATTGCCACAGTTGGCACAGATGTCATCCTTCCATGCCAACTTTCAGCTAGGACCGATGCCAAACAGATGGAAGTGAGATGGCATAGCAGTGAGATTCCTGGCCTAACACATCATTATGTAAATGGGCAGGATGCCCCGCAGAAGCAGAACTCACACTACCGGGGAAGGACAGAGCTGTTCAAGGAGGAGCTTCCCAATGGCAATGTCTCTCTACTGTTAAAGAAGGTTCAGGTGGCAGATGGAGGCAGCTATGTCTGCTTTGTTGGCAACAAATTGAATTATTTGGAAGGCCTTGTGGAGTTAAAGGTTGGAGGTAAAGTAGGCTCTTGTTGTCAATGAATTGCTTTTCTGTTTTAGCAGGTGACATGTCCTTCACTTACATGTATCCcccgcaaacacacacacattttcctctggcattcttttgtttcatttcaaatctCTGCCAGATACCTAAGCAGTTATTATCCACCTCTAGTCACCCAGATGCCATGGCAGCTGGCAGCAGTTACTGAGAGGCCTTGGTGACTGGCTGTGGCTACAGAGGGCCATGATGTTCCTCTGATGGATACACATTATCATAGAGCATCAATGCACATGTTAATGATACCAACATGATGAATCCTTTCCCTCCCAATGGGAACAAAGTAATGGTGTTTCCATGTCGAGTAAGCTAATATTGCTTTGTTTGCTTTGACACAGCTGTTGGCACAGGCCCCACAATCTCTGTGCACCGTTCCCAGGACCAGGCAGTGACACTCACTTGCAGTTCAGAAGAGTGGTATCCGGAACCAGCAATACTTTGGACCGACAGGCATGGTCAAAGACAGAACTCAACTATGTCATCTGTAAAAGATGTTCAAGGTCTACACAATATTCACAGTCACGTGGATGTGAAAGATAACAAGAACCAGGTCTTGGTGTGTCAGCTCCAAAGCAACTTCTGGGACCAGACAAGACAGTCGGCGCTGCAACTTTCCAGTAAGGCTATCCTGTTCCAAAGAGTTTGTCTGGGCAGTAGAAGACTGGGTAATGGTTTGCCGGACATAAATGGTTGGACATAAATGGTTAGGGCAGGACAGAACCACAGAAAGCAGGAGCTTTACAGTGTGCCTTCTTGGAATTTCTAGTCCCTCTGAACATCTCCTCCTCTTTATTTTCTATATAGCATTTAAAAATGCATAGTATCGTATGTTGTAGCTGGGGCTTATGGTGGATGAGGGAATCTAGATGAGATGCTTGTAGTTTGGAGGATCCCAGTAGGattcatggaggatgggggctttagagctgcttgtggagcaggggtgggcaaactttttggcccgagggccacattggggttgcaaaagtatatggagggccgggtaggaaaggctgtgcctcccccaaACAACCTGGCCCTCGCCCCCATCCGAagcctcccacttcccgccccctgactgtccccctcagaacccctgacccatcctaaccccaccctgctccttgtcccctaaccgcacccaggaccccaccccatccagccccccctgctacctctcccctgactgccccgacccctatccacacccctgctccttgacaggccccccgggaccgcacgcctatccaacccccactgttccccatcccctgacccctatccacacaccccgtcccctgactgcccccccagaatctcgccccatccaactgctccatgtcccctgactgccccctgggatccctgccccttatccaaccccccgacCACCTTACCATGACGCTCAGATAAGCATGTCTGGCAGCCTCGCCTCCCGGCCGGAGCCAAACACGCTGCAGCTCTGCTCAGCAGGAGCGTGCAACCCCTcgcccagagctctgcctgcgcGGCGGTGTGGCTGCGGGTGAGGggagacagcgggggaggggccgggggctagcctccctggctgggagctcaagggccgggcaggacggtcccgtgagCAAGATGTGGctcctgggccatagtttgcccacctctggaatGGAGTGTCTTAAATGTGGACACATGGCATGAAGAATATCAGTGAGACACCCTGAGACTCCTTccaattttaaagttattttcttcCTGAACTAACAACCCACTCCTTTCATTTCAGGTGATTTATTCCCATATGATAAACATCCATATGTAGTCACCACAGTAATATTATGTCTATCGCTCGTTATATTGGGTGTGGTTACAGGCTTCATAttca
This genomic window contains:
- the LOC101931431 gene encoding butyrophilin-like protein 10 isoform X7; the encoded protein is MLSPSSPTPPLPPEAPPSVLTCFHSCFPPPWCGAPRPPERGEKRGAAAAAHADLAGLGRGTAGVMELSARSGLWAFAFFCHVGILVSSESFTLKGSDSPVIATVGTDVILPCQLSARTDAKQMEVRWHSSEIPGLTHHYVNGQDAPQKQNSHYRGRTELFKEELPNGNVSLLLKKVQVADGGSYVCFVGNKLNYLEGLVELKVGAVGTGPTISVHRSQDQAVTLTCSSEEWYPEPAILWTDRHGQRQNSTMSSVKDVQGLHNIHSHVDVKDNKNQVLVCQLQSNFWDQTRQSALQLSSDLFPYDKHPYVVTTVILCLSLVILGVVTGFIFKTERESKGKLQIAKGA